A single genomic interval of Spirosoma taeanense harbors:
- a CDS encoding DUF2911 domain-containing protein, whose product MKRILIILGIIAVILLAAFFTLRSLTKSNSPEAVAQYNQDGLSVTVNYCQPYKKGRKIFGGLVPYGEVWRTGANEATLINFDQGVTVAGKPLSAGEYSFWTIPSQQGWIAIFNDETGQWGTNYDPKRDVMRVPIVARPHSPAAEQFTINFVPQPNGTDMMLVWDDTEAVVPIQKQ is encoded by the coding sequence ATGAAACGCATATTGATCATCCTCGGCATCATTGCCGTCATTCTACTTGCAGCGTTCTTTACGTTGCGGAGTTTAACCAAGTCCAACAGCCCCGAGGCCGTTGCGCAGTACAATCAGGACGGCTTATCGGTTACGGTCAACTACTGCCAGCCTTACAAGAAAGGCCGTAAAATATTCGGTGGACTGGTGCCATATGGAGAAGTCTGGCGTACCGGCGCGAATGAAGCCACTCTGATTAATTTCGATCAGGGCGTAACGGTGGCTGGCAAACCTCTGAGCGCCGGCGAATACAGTTTCTGGACTATCCCATCTCAGCAGGGCTGGATCGCCATCTTCAACGACGAAACCGGACAGTGGGGCACTAATTATGACCCGAAACGTGATGTTATGCGCGTGCCGATTGTTGCCCGTCCCCACAGCCCGGCGGCCGAACAGTTTACCATCAACTTTGTGCCGCAGCCTAACGGTACCGACATGATGCTCGTCTGGGATGATACCGAAGCCGTTGTGCCAATTCAGAAACAATAG
- a CDS encoding sigma-54-dependent transcriptional regulator gives MAKLIIVDDEKSIRAALRDILEYEGYEVDEAKDGEEGLDMIMRTGYDVALCDIKMPKMDGLELLLKANDASRGTQFVMISAFGNVENAVEATKRGAFDFITKPPDLNRLLVTVRNAIDRAKLVQETKTLKKRIYKLNEIVGDSDPIRKVKETINRVAATEARVLITGANGSGKEMVAKQIHEKGSRASMPLIEVNCAAIPGELIESELFGHEKGAFTGASARRVGKFEQADGGTLFLDEIGDMSLSAQAKVLRALQENKITRVGGDKEIKVNVRVIAATNKDLRQEIANGNFREDLFHRLSVIVIHVPPLAERRADIPLLADKFLHDIANEYGSAVKDLSPEAMAYLQSLPWTGNVRELRNVVERLVIMCGDEISLDDVKLYA, from the coding sequence ATGGCCAAACTGATTATCGTAGATGACGAAAAGAGTATTCGAGCGGCACTACGCGATATTTTAGAGTACGAAGGCTACGAGGTAGACGAAGCGAAAGACGGCGAGGAAGGTCTGGATATGATTATGCGCACGGGTTACGACGTAGCCTTGTGCGACATCAAGATGCCCAAAATGGACGGGCTGGAGTTATTACTAAAAGCCAATGACGCCAGTCGGGGCACGCAGTTCGTCATGATCTCGGCCTTCGGTAACGTTGAAAACGCGGTTGAAGCAACCAAGCGCGGAGCCTTCGATTTCATTACGAAACCACCCGATCTGAACCGCCTGCTCGTAACGGTACGTAACGCAATCGACCGCGCCAAACTGGTGCAGGAAACCAAGACACTCAAGAAACGGATCTATAAGCTAAATGAAATCGTTGGCGACTCAGACCCAATTCGGAAAGTTAAGGAAACGATCAACCGTGTGGCGGCTACCGAAGCGCGGGTGCTGATTACCGGCGCCAATGGCTCAGGCAAAGAGATGGTGGCCAAGCAGATTCACGAAAAAGGCAGCCGCGCCAGTATGCCGCTGATTGAAGTCAACTGCGCGGCCATCCCCGGTGAGTTGATTGAAAGCGAACTGTTCGGTCACGAAAAAGGGGCTTTTACAGGGGCCAGTGCCCGGCGCGTCGGAAAGTTTGAACAGGCCGACGGTGGTACGCTTTTCCTCGACGAGATTGGCGACATGAGCCTCTCGGCGCAGGCCAAAGTGCTACGGGCGCTGCAGGAAAACAAGATTACCCGCGTTGGGGGCGATAAAGAGATTAAGGTCAATGTGCGCGTAATCGCAGCCACGAATAAAGACCTGCGGCAGGAGATCGCCAACGGTAATTTCCGCGAAGACCTCTTCCACCGCCTGAGCGTAATTGTTATCCACGTGCCGCCCCTGGCCGAACGGCGGGCTGATATTCCGCTGCTGGCCGATAAGTTTTTGCACGACATTGCGAATGAGTACGGATCGGCCGTAAAAGACCTGAGCCCCGAGGCAATGGCTTACCTCCAGTCGCTGCCCTGGACCGGCAACGTCCGCGAACTGCGAAACGTAGTCGAGCGATTAGTGATCATGTGTGGCGACGAGATTTCGCTGGATGATGTGAAGCTGTACGCGTAA
- the uvrB gene encoding excinuclease ABC subunit UvrB, translating into MNFKLTSAFQPTGDQPAAIEKLIGGIKEGEPAQVLLGVTGSGKTFTVANVIAQLNRPTLVLSHNKTLAAQLYGEFKQFFPENAVEYFISYYDYYQPEAYIATTGTYIEKDLAINEEIDKLRLSATSALMSGRRDVIVVASVSCIYGMGNPEEFKRNVVRIGVGERMSRNQFLHQLVGILYSRTEGEFQRGNFRVKGDTVDLYVAYADFAYRVIFFGDEIETIQRIDPGTGKKISDERLVTIFPANLFVTGRDTLNNAIHEIQDDMVAQVRYFESEFREQEAVRIRERTEFDLEMMRELGYCSGIENYSRYFDRRLPGQRPFCLLDYFPDDFLLVVDESHVTIPQIRAMWGGDRSRKTALVDYGFRLPSAMDNRPLTFQEFEDLSGQAIYVSATPSDYELRKSEGVVVEQLIRPTGLLDPEIEVRPSLNQIDDLLESIDARIKNGERVLVTTLTKRMAEELTKYLDRVGIKTRYIHSEVKTLDRVEILRDLRLGNFDVLVGVNLLREGLDLPEVSLVAIMDADKEGFLRDIRSLIQTIGRAARNVNGKVIMYADTITGSMQKAIDETNRRRAIQMEYNQDHGIVPQTVFKSRESIMGQTKVADSKPKQFYIEPDEIRIAADPVVQYMGKSDLEKVITETQAKMERAAKELDFLEAARLRDELFQLRDKLKKETA; encoded by the coding sequence ATGAACTTCAAATTAACCTCTGCATTCCAGCCAACCGGCGATCAACCCGCTGCTATTGAAAAACTTATTGGTGGCATTAAAGAAGGCGAACCGGCGCAGGTGCTGCTGGGCGTAACGGGTTCGGGGAAGACGTTTACGGTTGCCAACGTCATTGCCCAGCTCAATCGCCCTACGCTCGTTCTGAGCCATAACAAAACGCTGGCGGCCCAGCTTTACGGCGAATTCAAGCAGTTTTTCCCTGAAAATGCGGTTGAGTACTTCATCAGCTATTACGATTACTACCAGCCCGAAGCCTACATTGCGACAACGGGAACCTACATAGAAAAAGACCTCGCCATCAATGAGGAAATCGACAAGCTACGGCTGTCAGCTACGTCGGCGCTGATGAGCGGCCGACGCGACGTGATTGTCGTGGCTTCCGTTTCGTGCATCTACGGCATGGGCAACCCCGAAGAATTCAAGCGTAACGTTGTGCGGATTGGCGTAGGCGAACGAATGAGCCGCAACCAGTTTCTGCACCAGCTTGTCGGGATTCTCTACAGCCGTACCGAAGGCGAGTTCCAGCGGGGCAATTTTCGCGTCAAGGGCGATACGGTCGACCTGTACGTTGCCTACGCTGACTTTGCGTACCGGGTCATTTTCTTCGGCGATGAGATTGAAACCATCCAGCGCATTGACCCCGGCACCGGCAAGAAGATTTCGGATGAGCGGCTCGTAACGATCTTCCCGGCCAACCTCTTCGTAACGGGGCGCGATACGCTCAACAATGCCATCCACGAAATTCAGGACGATATGGTGGCGCAGGTCCGCTATTTCGAATCGGAGTTCCGGGAGCAGGAAGCGGTCCGGATTCGGGAGCGCACCGAGTTTGACCTCGAAATGATGCGCGAACTGGGTTACTGCTCGGGCATCGAAAACTACTCGCGCTACTTCGACCGGCGGCTGCCCGGTCAGCGGCCGTTCTGTCTGCTCGATTATTTCCCCGACGATTTCCTGCTCGTGGTGGACGAAAGCCACGTAACGATTCCGCAGATTCGGGCGATGTGGGGCGGAGACCGTTCCCGCAAAACCGCCCTGGTTGATTACGGCTTCCGGCTGCCTTCGGCGATGGATAACCGGCCGCTGACCTTTCAGGAATTTGAGGATTTATCCGGTCAGGCGATTTACGTGTCGGCAACGCCCTCGGATTATGAACTCCGCAAGAGCGAAGGAGTCGTTGTTGAGCAACTGATTCGGCCAACGGGTCTGCTCGATCCCGAGATTGAGGTTCGGCCGAGTCTGAACCAGATTGACGACCTGCTTGAATCCATCGACGCCCGCATCAAAAACGGCGAACGGGTTCTGGTTACGACGCTCACCAAGCGTATGGCCGAGGAGCTGACCAAGTACCTCGACCGCGTAGGTATCAAAACCCGCTATATCCACTCCGAAGTGAAAACGCTCGACCGGGTCGAGATTCTGCGCGATCTGCGGCTGGGTAATTTCGACGTGCTGGTAGGCGTAAACCTGCTCCGCGAGGGCCTTGACCTGCCTGAAGTATCGCTGGTTGCCATCATGGATGCCGACAAGGAAGGCTTTCTGCGCGACATCCGGTCCCTGATCCAGACCATCGGCCGGGCCGCCCGGAACGTTAATGGGAAGGTGATTATGTATGCCGATACCATTACGGGGTCAATGCAGAAAGCCATTGACGAAACCAACCGGCGCCGGGCCATCCAGATGGAGTACAACCAGGATCACGGCATCGTGCCGCAAACAGTATTCAAGTCGCGCGAGTCCATTATGGGTCAGACTAAAGTGGCCGACTCAAAACCGAAGCAATTTTATATTGAGCCGGATGAGATTCGCATTGCTGCCGATCCGGTTGTGCAGTACATGGGTAAGAGTGATCTGGAAAAGGTCATCACTGAAACGCAGGCTAAAATGGAACGGGCCGCCAAAGAGCTCGACTTCCTGGAAGCGGCCCGTCTGCGCGATGAGCTATTCCAGCTACGCGACAAGCTAAAGAAAGAAACGGCCTGA
- a CDS encoding alpha/beta hydrolase — protein sequence MSVRSFLLCLLMAVWALTALAQSRRRAQLTTPESNGPVPVVTAPQTRLLESLVMNSSILNQTVKYSIYLPPDYYVSNRRYPVVYLLHGYGDNETGWIQYGEANRIVDEKIRLGELPPMIIVMPNGGATWFINDYQNKVRFEDMFVQELIPHIDSTFRTRPKREYRGISGLSMGGFGSLVLAMHHPELFGSCAALSASARTDDMFKNIPDERYNSVFGPVFSGPVKGEDRLTVAWKRNSPINLARSAPEGDLSRVRWYIDCGDDDALSAGNAMLHVALLDRKIPHEYRVRDGAHTWAYWRSGLPDALKFIADSFMGND from the coding sequence ATGTCTGTACGTAGTTTTCTTCTGTGTTTGCTGATGGCCGTCTGGGCATTGACGGCTCTGGCTCAGTCGCGCCGACGCGCTCAGCTGACCACGCCCGAAAGCAACGGTCCGGTGCCGGTTGTTACGGCCCCTCAAACCCGGTTACTGGAGAGTCTGGTCATGAACAGTTCCATCCTGAACCAAACGGTTAAATACTCAATTTACCTGCCGCCGGATTATTACGTGTCGAACCGGCGGTATCCGGTTGTGTATTTGCTTCATGGATACGGTGATAATGAAACGGGCTGGATACAATATGGCGAAGCCAACCGGATTGTTGACGAAAAGATCCGGCTAGGCGAGCTGCCGCCCATGATTATTGTCATGCCCAATGGGGGCGCAACCTGGTTCATCAACGATTACCAGAACAAGGTGCGGTTCGAGGATATGTTTGTGCAGGAGCTGATCCCGCACATTGATTCAACGTTCCGGACCCGCCCTAAACGCGAGTACCGGGGCATTTCCGGGCTTTCGATGGGGGGCTTTGGCTCGCTGGTACTGGCCATGCATCACCCCGAGCTGTTCGGCTCCTGCGCTGCCCTGAGCGCTTCGGCACGTACCGACGATATGTTCAAAAACATACCTGACGAGCGGTACAACAGTGTGTTCGGACCGGTATTCAGCGGCCCCGTAAAAGGCGAAGATCGGCTGACCGTTGCGTGGAAACGCAACAGCCCCATCAACCTGGCTCGTTCGGCACCCGAAGGCGATTTGAGCCGGGTGCGCTGGTACATTGATTGTGGCGACGACGATGCCCTGTCGGCGGGGAATGCCATGCTGCACGTTGCGCTGCTGGACCGGAAAATTCCCCATGAATACCGGGTTCGCGATGGGGCGCATACCTGGGCGTACTGGCGGAGCGGCCTGCCCGATGCGTTAAAATTTATTGCGGATAGCTTTATGGGTAACGACTGA
- a CDS encoding DUF6597 domain-containing transcriptional factor — MRYQKFAPAPHLAPFVECYFIWEKRDQLTAPLRIESPPSGFGSMVFNLGDAYRVRTARTDQIAPNAFLTGQATSRYELELTGRINMAGIVFRPAGLNSLFGLPMYEFTDERICLFDVLKPLVGSLPDQLAEAQTDAERVALLEGFVSRQFLRRGNQADRTDYTANLIADRQGLLNINELMDDLYVCRRQFERQFLFKVGISPKYYARIRRVGILCAQMAAQRWQVTDWHELIYQFGY, encoded by the coding sequence ATGCGTTACCAGAAATTTGCCCCGGCTCCACATCTTGCCCCGTTTGTGGAGTGCTACTTCATTTGGGAAAAGCGTGATCAACTGACGGCTCCACTTCGCATCGAATCTCCCCCATCAGGTTTTGGTTCTATGGTTTTCAACCTGGGAGATGCTTACCGCGTCAGAACAGCCAGAACGGATCAAATAGCCCCGAATGCCTTTCTGACAGGACAGGCAACCAGCCGGTACGAACTTGAACTAACGGGACGCATCAATATGGCGGGTATCGTGTTTCGGCCGGCGGGATTGAACTCGCTGTTTGGCCTGCCTATGTATGAGTTCACTGACGAGCGCATTTGCCTTTTCGATGTGCTGAAGCCATTGGTGGGGTCGTTACCAGATCAACTCGCCGAAGCTCAAACCGACGCAGAACGGGTGGCCCTGTTAGAGGGGTTTGTAAGTCGTCAGTTCCTGCGCCGAGGTAACCAAGCTGATCGCACCGATTATACAGCCAACCTGATCGCTGACCGCCAAGGCCTTCTGAACATTAATGAATTGATGGATGACCTCTATGTTTGTCGACGGCAGTTCGAACGGCAGTTTTTGTTCAAAGTAGGCATTAGTCCCAAGTACTACGCCCGCATCCGGCGAGTCGGAATCCTGTGTGCGCAGATGGCCGCCCAACGCTGGCAAGTGACCGACTGGCACGAACTGATTTATCAATTTGGCTACTAG
- a CDS encoding prolyl oligopeptidase family serine peptidase — translation MKIPFSVCIGLLVSLSTLAQNMPATRKQPVTDVYFGKAVVDNYRWLEDMNSQEVKDWFKAQGDYTNAILDQIPGRDKLIQQFVDYDKLLAVRYGEIKKRGNTYFYRKTLPSEKAGKLYSREGKTGKETLLFDPLAYEKGKTYLMTAFTPSSDGKKMVIGLQEGGAELSTVRTMEVATKTFGPESITAVFGGEVSWLPDNSGFLYTPNNSMDTKDPQGNLNTKGRLHKLGSDPANNPDLFSIEKNPDFGIKPDQYPVMYYSDDNTQVYGYLGTVDRRATAWVAPASDVGQSTIGWKRLCAVTDSVSSFVKLGDRLFVQSVKNAPNGQIVVTDATNPNLATATVLLPEGKQNITRMASSKDFLFVILSDGINEKIRQYDPRTSQWADVPIPGSGTKGIEFYDAPRSNEVLVYATSWNDPGTLYDYNPETGKLVTSAFHTPMNYPGVADLVVEEVEIPSHDGTMVPLSIIYRKGLKRDGSAACLMDGYGAYGISGTPYFSRRNLALLNRGVVLAETHPRGGSEKGQAWYKAGYKTTKPNTWKDFIASGEYLIKNGYTSAGKLIGMGTSAGGILIGRAITERPDLFAAAISNVSCSNALRMENSPNGPINAAEFGTVNDSTECMALYEMDAFQHVKEGTKYPAVMCIGGMNDPRVIAWQPGKLAAALQNASTSGRPVLMQVNYDNGHFTEDKTVTFRNFANMLAFGLWQAGHPDFQPKMVVKK, via the coding sequence ATGAAAATACCATTTAGTGTTTGTATTGGGTTACTTGTTAGCCTAAGCACCCTCGCTCAGAACATGCCGGCTACACGTAAACAGCCAGTTACCGACGTTTACTTTGGTAAAGCCGTTGTCGACAATTACCGCTGGCTCGAAGACATGAACAGCCAGGAAGTAAAAGACTGGTTCAAAGCCCAGGGTGACTACACGAACGCCATACTCGACCAGATACCGGGCCGCGACAAGCTGATCCAGCAATTCGTTGACTACGATAAGTTACTGGCCGTTCGCTACGGAGAGATCAAAAAACGGGGTAACACCTATTTCTACCGCAAAACGCTGCCGAGCGAAAAAGCCGGTAAGCTCTACAGCCGCGAGGGTAAAACGGGTAAAGAAACGCTGCTCTTCGACCCGCTGGCCTACGAAAAAGGCAAAACGTATCTGATGACGGCTTTTACGCCCTCTTCCGACGGGAAGAAAATGGTTATTGGCCTGCAGGAAGGCGGGGCTGAACTCTCGACCGTCCGAACGATGGAGGTAGCTACCAAGACTTTCGGGCCGGAGAGCATCACGGCGGTGTTTGGCGGTGAGGTAAGCTGGCTGCCCGACAACAGCGGATTTCTGTACACGCCCAACAATTCGATGGACACCAAAGACCCTCAAGGCAATCTGAACACCAAAGGGCGGCTGCACAAACTCGGTTCCGACCCCGCCAACAACCCTGACCTGTTTTCCATTGAGAAGAACCCCGACTTTGGCATCAAGCCCGACCAGTACCCGGTTATGTACTACTCCGACGATAACACGCAGGTGTATGGCTATCTGGGCACGGTAGACCGCCGGGCCACAGCCTGGGTAGCCCCGGCCTCGGATGTGGGCCAGTCGACCATCGGCTGGAAGCGACTGTGCGCTGTTACCGACAGCGTAAGCAGCTTCGTCAAGTTAGGCGACCGGCTATTTGTGCAGAGTGTGAAAAACGCGCCCAACGGGCAGATTGTGGTAACCGACGCGACTAATCCCAACCTCGCAACGGCGACCGTACTACTGCCCGAAGGCAAGCAGAACATTACCCGAATGGCCTCGTCGAAAGATTTTCTATTTGTTATCCTGAGCGACGGCATTAACGAAAAAATCCGGCAGTATGACCCACGCACCAGCCAGTGGGCCGACGTACCGATTCCGGGCAGCGGTACCAAGGGTATTGAGTTCTACGACGCGCCACGCTCTAACGAAGTCCTGGTGTATGCGACGTCGTGGAACGATCCCGGAACGCTCTATGACTATAATCCAGAGACGGGCAAATTGGTTACCAGCGCTTTCCATACGCCGATGAACTACCCCGGCGTGGCGGACCTGGTGGTGGAAGAGGTAGAGATTCCGAGTCACGACGGAACGATGGTACCGCTGTCAATTATTTACCGGAAAGGACTCAAGCGTGACGGTAGCGCAGCCTGTCTGATGGACGGCTACGGCGCCTATGGTATTTCAGGAACGCCCTACTTCAGCCGTCGAAATTTAGCCCTGCTGAACCGGGGCGTTGTGCTGGCCGAAACCCATCCGCGCGGTGGCTCCGAGAAAGGGCAGGCGTGGTACAAAGCCGGTTATAAAACTACCAAGCCAAACACCTGGAAAGACTTTATTGCCAGTGGGGAATACCTCATTAAAAACGGCTACACCAGCGCGGGCAAACTTATCGGTATGGGCACCTCGGCGGGCGGCATTCTGATTGGCCGGGCCATTACGGAGCGCCCCGATCTGTTTGCTGCGGCTATCAGCAACGTAAGCTGCTCGAACGCTCTGCGCATGGAAAACTCGCCAAACGGCCCCATCAACGCAGCCGAGTTCGGTACTGTCAATGACTCAACCGAATGCATGGCGCTCTACGAGATGGATGCATTCCAGCACGTAAAAGAAGGCACCAAATATCCGGCAGTGATGTGCATCGGGGGCATGAACGACCCCCGCGTGATTGCCTGGCAGCCGGGTAAGCTGGCCGCAGCCCTGCAAAACGCCAGCACATCGGGCCGCCCGGTGCTGATGCAGGTCAATTACGACAACGGCCACTTCACCGAAGATAAGACCGTGACGTTTCGCAACTTCGCTAACATGTTAGCCTTTGGACTCTGGCAGGCGGGCCATCCGGACTTTCAGCCCAAAATGGTCGTGAAAAAATAG
- a CDS encoding LuxE/PaaK family acyltransferase, protein MSFSLTLSAEAAARRQWLRQQILTINLDRNKFESLALDVFRYQAAWNPVYRAYLRHLNVSAEHVTDLRRVPFMPIGFFKTQTVLTGSGTNASALSDTLTFASSGTTGEQTSRHLVPDPNLYDAVSTRTFEQTYGPLQNFHILALLPSYLERNNSSLVYMVQRFIAQTNSNQSDFFLHNHDELTGRLRQLTQQPDGRQILLIGVTFGLLDWAESGRELSFLKQNPSLIVMETGGMKGRRKELLRDEVHAILTSRLGVDAIHSEYGMTELLSQAYSQGEGIFQPSATLRVFLRDINDPFFLYPDAYERTGGINVVDLANLDSCSFIETQDLGQFVGAAGSFRVIGRFDNSDVRGCNLMVI, encoded by the coding sequence TTGTCTTTCTCATTAACGCTTTCCGCCGAAGCAGCCGCTCGTCGGCAATGGCTCCGGCAGCAGATTCTGACCATTAATCTGGACCGGAACAAGTTCGAGTCGCTGGCCCTGGATGTTTTCCGGTATCAGGCCGCCTGGAATCCCGTTTACAGGGCGTACCTGCGTCATCTCAACGTTTCGGCTGAACACGTTACGGACTTACGCCGGGTACCTTTCATGCCGATTGGTTTTTTCAAAACGCAGACCGTTCTGACTGGCTCCGGAACCAATGCCTCAGCGCTCTCGGACACGTTGACCTTTGCCAGTAGTGGCACCACAGGCGAGCAAACCAGCCGTCACCTCGTACCTGACCCAAACCTGTACGATGCCGTCAGCACCCGGACTTTCGAGCAGACCTACGGCCCGTTGCAGAACTTCCATATTCTGGCGCTGCTGCCATCGTATCTTGAACGAAATAACTCGTCGCTGGTGTATATGGTTCAGCGATTTATAGCGCAGACAAACTCGAATCAATCCGATTTTTTTCTGCACAACCACGATGAACTGACCGGGCGGCTCCGGCAACTGACCCAACAGCCCGATGGCCGGCAGATTCTGCTCATCGGCGTTACGTTCGGGTTGCTCGACTGGGCCGAGTCGGGTCGTGAGCTGTCGTTTCTAAAGCAGAATCCTAGCCTGATTGTGATGGAAACGGGTGGGATGAAAGGACGCCGGAAGGAGTTGCTCCGTGATGAAGTGCACGCCATCCTGACGAGTCGGCTGGGTGTCGATGCTATCCATTCGGAGTATGGCATGACCGAACTGCTCTCACAGGCGTATTCGCAAGGGGAGGGAATCTTCCAGCCCAGCGCGACATTACGGGTCTTTCTGCGGGATATTAACGATCCGTTTTTTCTTTATCCTGACGCTTATGAGCGCACCGGCGGCATCAATGTAGTAGACCTGGCCAATCTGGATTCCTGCTCGTTCATCGAAACGCAGGACCTGGGGCAGTTCGTCGGCGCAGCGGGCAGCTTCCGGGTGATTGGCCGTTTCGACAATTCAGACGTTCGCGGCTGCAACCTGATGGTTATCTGA
- a CDS encoding M20 metallopeptidase family protein, whose protein sequence is MLDSIKSLARQYAADIVQTRRHLHAHPELSFHERNTARFVADQLKAIGITPQEGVADTGLVALIEGRKSYSSSASSRVVGLRADMDALPIHEANNVPYKSTVDGVMHACGHDAHTASLLGVARILNVLRDQFDGTVKLVFQPGEEKAPGGASLMIKEGVLQNPAPVSMIGQHVAPNIPVGKIGFREGMYMASTDELYLTVRGKGGHAAMPDNLVDPVLIASHIIVALQQVISRNRPPASPSVLSFGRFIADGVTNVIPNEVTIQGTFRCMNEEWRAEGKRRMVKLAEGIAEAMGGSCEFEIVHGYPFLQNHPELTRRLRAQAVDYMGAENVVNLDLWMAGEDFAFYSQVVDSCFYRLGTRNEARGITSGVHTPTFDIDEAALETGAGLMSWLAVQELQTV, encoded by the coding sequence ATGCTCGACTCGATCAAATCCCTCGCCCGGCAGTACGCAGCTGATATTGTTCAGACCCGCCGACACCTCCACGCGCATCCTGAGCTTTCCTTTCACGAACGGAACACGGCGCGGTTTGTGGCCGATCAGCTAAAGGCCATTGGCATTACGCCCCAGGAAGGCGTTGCCGATACAGGTCTGGTCGCCCTGATTGAAGGACGTAAAAGTTATAGTTCTTCGGCTAGCTCACGAGTAGTTGGTCTGCGGGCGGATATGGACGCGCTGCCGATCCATGAAGCCAACAACGTACCCTATAAGTCGACCGTGGATGGGGTGATGCACGCCTGCGGCCACGATGCGCATACGGCCTCCCTGCTGGGCGTAGCCCGGATTTTGAACGTTCTGCGCGATCAGTTCGACGGAACGGTGAAGCTGGTATTCCAGCCCGGCGAAGAAAAAGCCCCTGGTGGCGCATCTCTAATGATTAAGGAAGGGGTTCTGCAGAACCCGGCTCCCGTAAGTATGATCGGTCAGCACGTAGCGCCTAATATTCCGGTGGGGAAAATCGGCTTTCGGGAAGGCATGTACATGGCCAGCACTGACGAATTGTACCTGACAGTGCGGGGCAAGGGCGGCCACGCGGCCATGCCCGATAACCTGGTCGACCCCGTCCTGATTGCGTCGCATATCATCGTGGCGCTGCAACAGGTCATCAGCCGAAACCGGCCCCCGGCCAGCCCTTCGGTGCTGTCGTTCGGGCGGTTCATTGCCGACGGCGTGACGAACGTAATTCCGAACGAGGTAACGATTCAGGGTACGTTTCGCTGCATGAACGAAGAGTGGCGGGCCGAAGGCAAACGGCGTATGGTCAAACTGGCTGAAGGCATTGCCGAAGCCATGGGCGGCTCGTGCGAATTTGAGATTGTGCATGGCTATCCCTTCCTGCAGAACCACCCCGAACTAACCCGCCGACTGCGGGCGCAGGCCGTTGACTACATGGGGGCTGAGAATGTCGTTAACCTCGACTTATGGATGGCCGGCGAAGACTTTGCTTTTTATTCGCAGGTAGTAGACTCCTGCTTCTACCGGCTTGGTACCCGCAACGAAGCGCGGGGGATTACGTCGGGTGTTCATACGCCAACGTTCGACATCGACGAAGCCGCGCTCGAAACCGGTGCCGGGCTGATGAGCTGGCTGGCCGTGCAGGAATTACAGACGGTCTAA